CATGGCTTAAGATTCAGGGAGGGCCAGTGGCAGGTCGGCGCGGCTCCACGGTGGCACTGCCGCCAAGGCGTCAGTCCTCGGCCGCTTTCCAAACCGCCTGAAAGGCATTGGGCTGGCGGAGACTCTGTTCTAGCCGCCGCCACGTTTTGCCTCACGAACTCTGGCGAGCAGCTGATCCCGCTCCGATGTGTCCCCACTGCCGCAGCCGCCGCCTTTATCCTCATGGCCGTTGTTCTGGAAGGCGGACTTGGCGCCGGCCAGGCCGGCATTAATCGCAGCCTTGGCCTGGGCCAGGTGGCCTTTGCCGGCGGAGACGCCGTTGAACACCTTGTTTTGGCGGCCGGCGTAATGCGGCTTGGGATGGGGCGCAAAGTTGTAGCGGATATTCTTCCAGGTATCGCCGGCCTGGTAATTGGTGCCCAGCGCGCCGCTGGGATCGTAGCCGCAGTGCACCATGCAATTCTCGCAGCGCGGATCGCGCGCGATGCCCCCCAACACGCCGTAGCGGGTCCAATCCACCCGGTCCAGCATTTCCTGATACCGCGCGTAGTGGCCGTCGGTGATGAGGTAACACGGCGCCTTCCAGCCTTTGATGTTGCGCGTGGGAATGGCCCAGGCGGTGCACGTCAGGTCACGCTTGCCCGCCAGAAACTCCTGGTACACCGGCGTGCCGAAGATAGTGAACTTCTCGCCCCACTCCTGGATCTTCGCGAACTTCTGAATGGTCATGGCCCGTGTGAGGAAGAAATCCTCGGGCTTCTTGCCCAGTCGTGTGACCATGTCCTTCTTGGCGGCGTCGTAATCGTAGCCCGGAGAGATCGTGTGGCCGTCCACCTCCAGCGAGGAGAAGAACTCGAACATCTGCTCAATCTCCCCGACGTCCGACTCCTTGTACACCGTGGTGTTGGTCGCGACCTGGAAGCCCAGCAGCTTCGCCATGCGGATGGCCTCGACGCACTCCTTGAACACGCCCTCGCGCTCAACGATGAGGTCGTGCGTGTATTCCAGGCCGTCCACGTGGACATTCCAGTAGAGCCACTTGGTCGGCTTGATGACGGGGCGCCCGTCCTGTTTGCCCTTGCGGATAGTCTCGGCGTCCTTGTCCGAGATCAGCTTCTCGGCCAGCAATCGCGCGAGCGTCGGTTCCAGCCCGGACGTGTAGATGTCAGCGAGGTAGTCCTTGAGCTTCTTCCGCATGAACAAGCCGTTCGTGCAGATATAGACGATGCGGCCTTGCGCCAGCAGCCCGGCGACCAACTCTTCGATCTTGGGATATATCAGCGGCTCGCCGCCACACACCGAGACCATCGGCGCGTCGCATTCCGCCGCGGACGCCAGACAATCCTCCAGGGTCATCATGTCTTTGAGGCTGGTGGAATACTCCCGGATGCGGCCGCATCCCGTGCAAGTGAGGTTGCAGGTGTGGAGCGGTTCGAGCTGGAGCACCAGCGCAAAGCGCGGCGTGCGCCGAATCTTGTGCTTAATGAT
The window above is part of the Candidatus Paceibacterota bacterium genome. Proteins encoded here:
- a CDS encoding DUF3463 domain-containing protein, giving the protein MRFPLALTVKIARHIIKHKIRRTPRFALVLQLEPLHTCNLTCTGCGRIREYSTSLKDMMTLEDCLASAAECDAPMVSVCGGEPLIYPKIEELVAGLLAQGRIVYICTNGLFMRKKLKDYLADIYTSGLEPTLARLLAEKLISDKDAETIRKGKQDGRPVIKPTKWLYWNVHVDGLEYTHDLIVEREGVFKECVEAIRMAKLLGFQVATNTTVYKESDVGEIEQMFEFFSSLEVDGHTISPGYDYDAAKKDMVTRLGKKPEDFFLTRAMTIQKFAKIQEWGEKFTIFGTPVYQEFLAGKRDLTCTAWAIPTRNIKGWKAPCYLITDGHYARYQEMLDRVDWTRYGVLGGIARDPRCENCMVHCGYDPSGALGTNYQAGDTWKNIRYNFAPHPKPHYAGRQNKVFNGVSAGKGHLAQAKAAINAGLAGAKSAFQNNGHEDKGGGCGSGDTSERDQLLARVREAKRGGG